In Trueperaceae bacterium, the sequence TCTTCCGGCGCCTCGACCGGGAGCTCTGGGAGGGGTGCCACCACAACCCCGTCGCGCTGCTGCGCGACATCGACCAGGAGCGCCTCGACGCGGCCGCGGCCGACCCCGACTTCCTCGCCGACTACGCCGCCGTAATGGAGCAGTTCCGCGGCTACCTGACGCGCCGCACCTGGTTCGACGCCGCCGGGCATGACGGGCACGTCTACGCCTACCTGTGCGCCGAGTACGGGTGGAGCGAGGCCATCGCCCTCTACTCCGGCGGCCTGGGCGTGCTGGCGGGCGACCACACCAAGGCGGCCTCCGACCTCGGGGTCCCGCTCGTGGCCGTCGGCCTCTACTACCGCGAGGGGTACTTCCACCAGCGCGTCGGCCCCGATGGGCGCCAGGAGGCCGTCTACCTGCGCTCGAACCCCGCGGCCCTCCCGTTCGAACCGGCCCTAGGACCGGACGGCCGGCGCGCTAGCGTGACGGTGAACCTCTTCGGTCGCGACGTCGAGGTCGCCGCCTGGGAGGCGCGCGTCGGGCGCGTGCGGGTCGTCCTGCTCGACGTCGACGTCGACGCCAACGGCGCGGAGGATCGCCAGCTCCTCGCCCGCCTCTACGGCGGCGACCAGCGCACCCGCGTCGCGCAGGAGATGATCCTCGGCCTTGGCGGCGTCCGCATGCTGCGGGCCCTCGGCGTGACTCCGACCGCGTGGCACATGAACGAGGGCCATAGCGCCTTCTCGGTGCTGGAACGGTGCCGCGAGCTGGTCGCGGCCGGACTCGACTTCGCCGCCGCGCGCGAGGCCGTCATCGCGAACACCTTGTTCACTGTCCACACCCCCGTCGCGGCAGGCAACGACGCCTTCGGCTTCGACCTCGTCGACCAGGCGTTCGGCCCCTTCTGGACCGGGCTGGGGCTCGACCAGGGGGCGTTCCACGACCTGGGCGGCGCCGACCTCGGCTGGGGCCCGGTCTTCAGCATGCCGGCCCTCGCCATCAGGTTCTCGAGCGGCCGCAACGGCGTCGCCGCCCTGCACGGCGACACGAGCAGGCACATCTGGGCGCGGCTCTGGCCCGACGTGCCGGTCGACGAGGTCCCCATCGGCCACGTCACGAACGGCGTTCACGTGACCACGTGGGCGGCGCCCGACGTGGCCGACCTGGTGGAGCGCGCCGTCGGACCGGAGTGGCGCGACCACATCGACGACCCGACTGCCTGGACGGCCGTCAGGGCGCTGCCGGCTTCGGACATCTGGCGGGCGCGGCGTACCATGAAGGCGCGCAGCGTGCGCTTCCTGCGCAGGCGCCTCCTCAGCCAGCTCGACCGCCACGAGGCCACGCCGACCCAGCTCCACGACTCGAGCTCGTTCTTCGACCCCGAGGCGCTCACCATCGGCTTCGCCCGGCGCTTCGCGAGCTACAAGCGCGCCACCCTGATCTTCTCCGACCTCGACCGCCTCGCGACCATCATGACCGCTCCCGAGCGCCCCGTGCAGCTCGTCTTCGCGGGCAAGGCGCACCCGGCCGACCAGGAGGGACAGCAGCTCATCGCGCAGATCCACAACCTGTCCCGCGACCAGCGGTTCCACGGCCGCGTCCTGTTCGTGGAGGACTACGACATGGCCATCGGGCGCGCCCTGACGCGCGGCGTCGACGTGTGGCTCAACAACCCGAGGCGGCCCCTGGAGGCGTCGGGCACGAGCGGCATGAAGGCCGCCATGAACGGGGTCCTCAACCTGTCGATCCTCGACGGTTGGTGGCCGGAGGGGTACGACGGCGTGAACGGTTGGGCCATCGGCGCGGGGCGCACGTTCCAGGACGACGCCCGCTCCGACGTGGCCGACGCGGACGCCCTCTACGACCTGCTGGAGCGCGAGGTCGTCCCGCTCTACTACCAGCGCGACGAGGAGGGCGTGCCCGTCGCGTGGCTGACGCGCGTTGCCGACGCCATCGCCAGCGTCACCCCGCGCTTCAACGCCCTGCGCATGGTCAAGGAGTACGTGGAGCGTTACTACGCCCCGGCCAGTGCCCGCGGTAGCGCCCTGGCGGCGAACGAGCACGCGGCGGCGCGGGAACTGGCCGCCTGGCGCGCCCGGGTGGCCGAGCGCTGGCCCAAGGTGACGGTGCAGGCCCGACCCATGGTGGAGGCCCGCTCAGAGATTGGCGACGCGCTCGAGGTGACGGCGACCGTCGACCTGGCGGGGCTTGACCCGGCCGAGGTGGTGGTCGAGGTCGTCTACGGCCCGGAGGCGGAGGGTCTCGACACCTCCTTGGGGCGCGTGGCGATGGAGCCGCTGGCCGGCGGCGACGCCGGCGCGGCGCGGCGTTACCGGGCCCTGGTGCGCCCGGCCGTCAGCGGCAGGCTCGTCTACGGCGTCAGGGCCTACGCCACGCACCCGGCGCTCGCCTCGCCTTTCGATTCCCACGCCATCACCTGGGCCGCGGCGCCGGCCTGAGGCCGGCCCCTAAGCGACTTCCTGGTCCGTGACGACGAGCAGGCGCTCCAACGCCCCGACGGCACGCGCCGGGTGCTCGTCCAGCTCGCGCGCGGCCGCCGGCGTCAGGGGCCGGCCAGGCGCCACGCTCGGTGCGTACCGGCCGAAGGTGGCCGTCAGCGCCGGCAGCTTGTCGGCGCCCCTCACCAGGAACAGCACGAGCCGACTCCGGCTCAGCGCGGTCGCCCCGAACGTGAGCCGGTCCCTCACGCTCGCCGTGGCGGGAGCGGTCGTGGCGAGGGTCATCTCCTCGCGCAGCGCGTCGCCCGTGCCGGGGAAGAGGCTGGCGGTGTGCCCGTCCGCACCGAGGCCGAGCAGCGTGACGTCGAACACGGGCTCGGTTCCGAGCAGCCCCTCCACCACGCCGCGGTAGGCGGCCGCCGAGGCCGTCGGGGTCGACAGTATCGGCCACGGATGGATGTTCGCCTCCGGCACCGGCACGTGGTCGAGCAGCGCCCGCATGGCCGCACCCGCGTTGCTACCAGGCATGTCGGGCGTCACGAAGCGCTCGTCGCCCCACAGGAACGTGAGGCGGTCCCACGGCAGGTCCGCCCCCACCAGGTGGTGGTAGAGGGGCAGGGGGGTGGAGCCACCGGCCAGGACGAGGAACGCCCGGCCACGCGCCGCCACGGCCCGCGTGAGCGCTTCCGTCACGAGGGGCAGGGCGCCTCTCGGAACATCGTTCGTCCGCACGATCTCCGGTCCGGTCATGCCGGAGTATAGCGGCGCGCCCCTCGCCCCGCCGGGGTCGATAGTAGACTCGCTCATGACCCACACGCGAGGAGAGGCCCTGCGCCTCATGGAGGAGTGGACGCCGTCCGAGAGCCTCCGCAAGCACATGTTGTCGGTGGAGGCCGCGGTGGTGGCGTACGCCGCCAAGTACGGCGAGGACGAGGAGACGTGGGCGGTGGCCGCGCTCCTTCACGACTTCGACTACGAGCGGCACCTGAACCCCGATCGGGGCCGGGACGGCCACCCCTGGGTGGGCGTGCGGGAGCTCGAGGAGCGCGGCTACCCGCGCCTCGTCCTCGACGCCATCCTCGGGCACGCCGACTACACCGGCGTCGCGCGCGAGTCGCTGTTGGCCAAGGTGCTGTTCGCCTGCGACGAGCTGACCGGGCTGGTGACGGCGGCGGTGCTGGTCAGGCCCGACAGGGACGTCCGCAACCTCACGCTCTCGAGCCTCAAGAAGAAGTGGAAGGACAAGGCGTTCGCTCGCGGCGTGAACCGCGACGACGTGCGGCAGGGCGCCGCGGAGCTCGGCGTGGATCTGGACGAGCACATGGGTTTCGTCCTCGCCGCCATGCAGGCCCGCGCGGCCGAGCTCGGGTTGGACGGTTCGCCCTCGACCTGAGGCCGGGACGGGTCAGCGCACGGCCGCGACGGGCGAGCGCCACCCCGACGGACCCACCGGCCAGCGCAGCACCCAGACGACGCCACCCCGCACGGCGCCGGCGGGAAGGGGGCCGAAGCTGCGCGAGTCGAGCGAGGCGAGGGGCCGCCGGTCGTCGCCGACCACGAACAGCTCGTCCTGCGTCAACGTCACGGGCGCCACGTCGGCGCCGCCCGCGCGGC encodes:
- the glgP gene encoding alpha-glucan family phosphorylase — encoded protein: MRILGNLTVLPKLPQPIAGLDELAHNLYWSWQSDARRLFRRLDRELWEGCHHNPVALLRDIDQERLDAAAADPDFLADYAAVMEQFRGYLTRRTWFDAAGHDGHVYAYLCAEYGWSEAIALYSGGLGVLAGDHTKAASDLGVPLVAVGLYYREGYFHQRVGPDGRQEAVYLRSNPAALPFEPALGPDGRRASVTVNLFGRDVEVAAWEARVGRVRVVLLDVDVDANGAEDRQLLARLYGGDQRTRVAQEMILGLGGVRMLRALGVTPTAWHMNEGHSAFSVLERCRELVAAGLDFAAAREAVIANTLFTVHTPVAAGNDAFGFDLVDQAFGPFWTGLGLDQGAFHDLGGADLGWGPVFSMPALAIRFSSGRNGVAALHGDTSRHIWARLWPDVPVDEVPIGHVTNGVHVTTWAAPDVADLVERAVGPEWRDHIDDPTAWTAVRALPASDIWRARRTMKARSVRFLRRRLLSQLDRHEATPTQLHDSSSFFDPEALTIGFARRFASYKRATLIFSDLDRLATIMTAPERPVQLVFAGKAHPADQEGQQLIAQIHNLSRDQRFHGRVLFVEDYDMAIGRALTRGVDVWLNNPRRPLEASGTSGMKAAMNGVLNLSILDGWWPEGYDGVNGWAIGAGRTFQDDARSDVADADALYDLLEREVVPLYYQRDEEGVPVAWLTRVADAIASVTPRFNALRMVKEYVERYYAPASARGSALAANEHAAARELAAWRARVAERWPKVTVQARPMVEARSEIGDALEVTATVDLAGLDPAEVVVEVVYGPEAEGLDTSLGRVAMEPLAGGDAGAARRYRALVRPAVSGRLVYGVRAYATHPALASPFDSHAITWAAAPA
- the pgl gene encoding 6-phosphogluconolactonase, with product MTGPEIVRTNDVPRGALPLVTEALTRAVAARGRAFLVLAGGSTPLPLYHHLVGADLPWDRLTFLWGDERFVTPDMPGSNAGAAMRALLDHVPVPEANIHPWPILSTPTASAAAYRGVVEGLLGTEPVFDVTLLGLGADGHTASLFPGTGDALREEMTLATTAPATASVRDRLTFGATALSRSRLVLFLVRGADKLPALTATFGRYAPSVAPGRPLTPAAARELDEHPARAVGALERLLVVTDQEVA
- a CDS encoding HDIG domain-containing protein; its protein translation is MTHTRGEALRLMEEWTPSESLRKHMLSVEAAVVAYAAKYGEDEETWAVAALLHDFDYERHLNPDRGRDGHPWVGVRELEERGYPRLVLDAILGHADYTGVARESLLAKVLFACDELTGLVTAAVLVRPDRDVRNLTLSSLKKKWKDKAFARGVNRDDVRQGAAELGVDLDEHMGFVLAAMQARAAELGLDGSPST